Proteins encoded in a region of the Raphanus sativus cultivar WK10039 chromosome 8, ASM80110v3, whole genome shotgun sequence genome:
- the LOC108831885 gene encoding agamous-like MADS-box protein AGL23 encodes MATFSKRKARILKKMNEITTLFNVEASFLVFPEAGKHHSFAHPSMEDAFGRVKRSLGHEPSGKDDTNIGSLMEDYKKQHNEEINKKWYDLAEELMMAEEKEKELQESKSEWSNIVNEGVSVDELKRAHQAFVELNKRVSAKALQWSGKDGDGSSSALGEHGHCNGGEARAGEQT; translated from the coding sequence ATGGCTACGTTTTCAAAACGTAAAGCTCGGATTTTAAAGAAGATGAACGAGATCACTACACTATTCAATGTGGAAGCATCTTTCTTGGTTTTCCCTGAAGCCGGAAAGCATCATTCATTCGCACATCCGTCTATGGAAGATGCTTTTGGTCGAGTAAAGAGATCTTTGGGACATGAACCGTCTGGGAAAGACGATACCAATATTGGATCACTAATGGAGGATTATAAGAAGCAACATAATGAGGAGATCAATAAAAAATGGTATGATCTCGCTGAGGAGCTAATGATGGCGGAGGAGAAGGAAAAGGAACTTCAAGAATCAAAAAGTGAGTGGTCCAATATTGTAAATGAAGGTGTGAGCGTGGATGAGTTGAAGCGGGCACACCAAGCATTTGTTGAGTTAAATAAAAGAGTATCAGCTAAGGCTTTACAATGGTCGGGAAAAGATGGTGATGGTTCGTCTTCTGCTCTTGGAGAACATGGTCATTGTAATGGTGGCGAAGCAAGAGCGGGTGAACAAACTTGA